In Citrus sinensis cultivar Valencia sweet orange chromosome 2, DVS_A1.0, whole genome shotgun sequence, a single genomic region encodes these proteins:
- the LOC102607016 gene encoding putative pentatricopeptide repeat-containing protein At5g59200, chloroplastic: MINSTVAIAGRPVSPPNPDNKSKNSPYRNQTISLLQKCKHINQIRSIHAKIVRNGHDQDPFILFEVLRISSNFKSLNYASKIFERTHHPNVFLYTAIIDGFVSNGSYADAIRLYYQMVEESVLPDNYAVSSALKACGFLLGLREGREIHGQVLKLGLRSNRSTRLKLVELYGKCGEFKDAMQLFDEMPECNDVVASTVMINCYVEHGLVENAFEVFSRVKVKDTVCWTAMIDGLVRNGEMARALDLFREMQRDNVRPNEVTIVCVLSACSQLGALELGRWIHSYMGKHRIDLNHIVGGALINMYSRCGDIDKALQVFEEMKERDVTTYNSLIAGLAMHGRSIEAVEMFREMINQGIRPTKVTFVGVLNACSHGGLVDLGFEIFQSMTRDYGIEPQIEHYGCIVDLLGRLGCPEEAYDFITNMKIAPDHIMLGSLLSACKIHGKLQLGEQIAKRLLDCRSADSGTYVLLSNAYASSGKWKEAVQIRAKMKEAGVQKEPGCSSIEVNNEIHEFILGDIRHPQREQIYKKMQELNQIVKLEGYSPSTEVVLHDIEDWEKEWALAIHSERLAICYGLISTKPYTAIRVVKNLRVCNDCHSMIKLIAKITKRKIIVRDRNRFHHFENGTCSCGDYW; the protein is encoded by the coding sequence ATGATTAATTCCACGGTAGCCATTGCGGGACGCCCAGTTTCCCCGCCAAATCCAGATAACAAATCGAAGAATTCACCTTATAGAAACCAAACCATCTCTTTATTGCAAAAATGCAAACACATAAACCAAATCCGATCAATCCACGCAAAGATTGTAAGAAATGGCCACGATCAAGACCCGTTTATCCTTTTCGAGGTGCTTCGCATTTCGTCAAATTTCAAATCCCTTAACTACGCCTCCAAGATATTTGAACGCACCCATCACCCAAATGTCTTCCTTTACACTGCAATCATTGATGGGTTTGTGTCTAATGGTTCGTACGCTGATGCCATTCGCTTGTACTATCAAATGGTTGAAGAATCAGTCTTGCCCGACAACTATGCCGTTAGTTCAGCTTTAAAGGCTTGTGGTTTTTTGTTGGGTCTAAGAGAGGGCAGGGAGATTCATGGCCAGGTTTTGAAACTAGGATTGAGGTCTAATAGATCGACAAGGTTGAAACTTGTTGAGCTTTATGGAAAGTGTGGTGAATTTAAGGACGCAATGCAATTATTTGATGAAATGCCTGAATGTAATGATGTTGTTGCATCGACGGTGATGATAAATTGTTATGTTGAACATGGATTGGTTGAGAATGCGTTTGAAGTTTTTAGTCGGGTTAAGGTTAAGGACACGGTTTGTTGGACTGCTATGATTGATGGGTTGGTTAGGAATGGCGAGATGGCTAGAGCTTTGGATTTGTTTAGGGAAATGCAAAGGGATAATGTTAGGCCTAATGAAGTTACTATTGTTTGTGTTTTATCTGCATGTTCGCAGTTGGGAGCGCTAGAGCTTGGAAGGTGGATCCATTCATATATGGGAAAGCATCGGATTGATCTCAACCATATTGTGGGTGGTGCTCTGATTAATATGTATTCAAGGTGTGGGGATATTGATAAGGCACTACAAGTTTTTGAGGAGATGAAAGAGAGAGATGTCACCActtataattcattaattgCTGGGCTTGCTATGCATGGAAGGAGCATTGAAGCTGTTGAGATGTTTAGGGAAATGATAAACCAAGGGATAAGGCCGACTAAAGTTACTTTTGTTGGTGTATTGAATGCTTGTAGTCATGGAGGTTTGGTGGATTTGGGATTTGAGATATTTCAATCTATGACAAGAGATTATGGGATTGAACCACAGATAGAGCATTACGGATGTATTGTTGATCTTCTTGGCCGTTTAGGTTGTCCTGAAGAGGCTTATGACTTCATAACAAACATGAAAATAGCACCCGATCATATTATGTTGGGGTCTTTGCTAAGTGCTTGTAAAATCCATGGAAAACTCCAGCTAGGAGAACAGATTGCAAAAAGATTGTTAGATTGTCGAAGTGCAGATTCCGGAACTTATGTTCTTCTATCGAATGCATATGCTTCTTCAGGAAAATGGAAAGAAGCTGTACAAATAAGGGCAAAGATGAAGGAGGCAGGAGTCCAAAAGGAACCGGGTTGCAGTTCCATTGAAGTGAATAATGAGATTCATGAGTTCATTTTGGGAGACATTAGACACCCGCAGAGGGAACAAATCTACAAAAAGATGCAGGAATTGAACCAaatagtaaaacttgaagggTACTCACCATCAACAGAAGTGGTGTTGCATGATATCGAAGATTGGGAGAAAGAATGGGCATTGGCAATACACAGTGAGAGGCTTGCAATATGCTATGGTTTAATCTCAACTAAACCATACACTGCAATAAGGGTTGTGAAAAATTTAAGGGTATGCAATGATTGTCACTCAATGATCAAGCTCATCGCTAAGATCACCAAGAGAAAAATCATTGTGAGGGATCGCAATAGATTCCACCATTTTGAGAATGGGACTTGTTCTTGTGGGGATTAttggtaa
- the LOC102606713 gene encoding uncharacterized protein LOC102606713: MTEGGELIDFYDGRELIVNEADRHAERSIGMEFESEEAAMAYYDAYAKCVGFIRVGNCHHSSRDESIDERDEIIGELSTDLHCTNQQLAECWQLLEMVLKHVEWHTDHITKSIQNIIENVKDVEAENEER, encoded by the exons ATGACTGAAGGTGGAGAATTGATTGACTTCTATGATGGGAGAGAGTTGATTGTAAATGAAGCGGACAGGCATGCAGAACGTTCTATAGGAATGGAGTTTGAATCTGAAGAGGCTGCCATGGCATACTATGATGCATATGCCAAGTGTGTTGGATTTATCCGGGTTGGTAATTGTCATCATTCATCTCGTGATGAGTCAATT GATGAGAGGGATGAGATAATCGGGGAGCTATCAACAGACCTCCATTGTACAAATCAACAATTGGCAGAGTGCTGGCAGCTACTGGAAATGGTTTTAAAACATGTGGAATGGCATACAGATCATATTACGAAAAGCATTCAGAATATAATAGAGAATGTCAAGGACGTCGAAGCTGAGAATGAAGAGcgataa
- the LOC127898574 gene encoding uncharacterized protein LOC127898574, which produces MAESEEHPKDYYSNTTRRMSSSSSWSTTSVHVTALDGIVNVNSLFTIAVFVGLSLTTPGQHSLENPSACDAGVDVAKKLLVFEVVSFSFFLFSSLVAQGLKLALNLINSKDVDEAFRAHINLKVLRFGMMGSAIGSVMGCLFLMLSIVNVIQIRLGMLSCGSKSAVHAAAALIVLVSTALLAYISTAIYAFWH; this is translated from the exons ATGGCTGA ATCTGAAGAGCACCCAAAAGACTATTACAGCAACACCACAAGAAGAATGAGTTCATCGTCTTCATGGTCGACCACAAGTGTCCACGTCACCGCCTTAGATGGGATCGTTAACGTTAACTCCCTCTTCACAATTGCTGTGTTCGTGGGGCTTTCTTTGACGACTCCAGGGCAGCACAGCCTCGAGAACCCATCAGCCTGTGATGCCGGCGTTGACGTGGCCAAAAAGCTCTTGGTATTTGAGGTTGTGTCCTTCAGTTTCTTTTTGTTCTCGTCTTTGGTTGCTCAGGGTCTAAAACTGGCCCTTAACTTGATCAATAGTAAAGATGTTGATGAAGCGTTTCGAGCCCACATTAATTTGAAGGTTTTGAGGTTTGGTATGATGGGTTCAGCTATAGGGTCCGTGATGGGTTGCCTGTTTTTGATGCTTTCAATTGTTAATGTCATCCAGATCCGCTTGGGGATGTTGTCTTGTGGAAGCAAATCCGCCGTTCATGCCGCGGCTGCTTTGATTGTTTTGGTTTCCACTGCTCTGTTGGCTTATATTTCCACTGCTATTTATGCATTTTGGCACTAG
- the LOC102631312 gene encoding uncharacterized protein LOC102631312, protein MDKEKLEAMAISQKALDEPVNLLSSSKKEDIYDDIIDVHLKALDDLVNVNSLFTIAVFVGLSLASRNQRSLDGRPECDPDVGLGKRLILYEVISFACFLLSSLCSKSLKVLINLEKIKRKIKVKRTPKLEGLFKNILLSGTWRLFLLVLSIVALFIGIVFLTLSMVYVIQIRVGKLSCGSDYALTSVASLCGIVLLSLLLYAPSMVFVVIATAPRH, encoded by the exons ATGGATAA aGAAAAACTTGAGGCTATGGCAATCAGTCAAAAGGCTTTAGATGAACCAGTGAACTTGCTATCAAGCTCCAAAAAAGAGGACATTTACGATGACATAATAGACGTCCATCTAAAAGCTCTAGACGATCTGGTCAACGTCAACTCCCTCTTCACAATAGCAGTATTTGTGGGATTATCCTTAGCTTCCCGAAACCAACGGTCTCTGGATGGCCGGCCCGAGTGCGACCCAGACGTTGGCCTCGGGAAAAGACTCATCTTATACGAAGTTATATCATTCGCCTGCTTCCTTCTGTCGAGTCTATGCTCCAAGTCACTCAAAGTACTCATCAACTTGGAAAAAATCAAGAGAAAGATCAAAGTCAAACGGACGCCGAAGCTAGAGGGGCTGTTTAAGAACATTCTTCTGTCGGGGACCTGGAGGCTATTCTTGCTGGTGCTATCGATTGTGGCGTTGTTTATTGGGATTGTTTTCCTGACGCTGTCAATGGTGTATGTGATTCAGATAAGAGTGGGGAAGCTGTCCTGTGGGAGTGACTATGCTTTGACTTCGGTGGCTTCACTGTGTGGTATTGTTCTTCTATCTCTCCTGCTTTATGCGCCATCCATGGTGTTCGTTGTAATTGCAACTGCCCCAAGACATTGA
- the LOC102618113 gene encoding uncharacterized protein LOC102618113 → MDKEKSEATAISQKTLDELVNLLSSSNKGDICDDIIDVHLKALDDLVNVNSLFTIAVFVGLSLASRDQRSLDDRLECDPDVSVGKRLILYEVISFACFLLSSLCSKSLKVLINLKKIKRKIKLKRIQKLEGPFKNILLSGTWRLFLLVLSIVASFIGIVFVTLSMVNVIQVKVGKLSCGSVYALTSVASLCGIVLLSLLLYAPSMVFAVIATAPRH, encoded by the exons ATGGATAA aGAAAAATCTGAGGCTACGGCAATCAGTCAAAAGACTTTAGATGAACTAGTGAACTTGCTGTCAAGCTCCAACAAAGGGGACATTTGCGATGACATAATAGACGTCCATCTAAAAGCCCTAGACGATCTGGTCAACGTCAACTCCCTCTTCACAATAGCAGTATTCGTGGGATTATCCTTAGCTTCCCGAGACCAACGGTCTCTGGATGACCGCCTCGAGTGCGATCCAGACGTTAGCGTCGGGAAAAGACTCATCTTATACGAAGTTATATCATTCGCCTGCTTCCTCCTGTCGAGTCTATGCTCCAAGTCACTCAAAGTACTCATCaacttgaaaaaaatcaagagaaaGATCAAACTCAAGCGGATACAGAAGCTAGAGGGGCcgtttaaaaatattcttctgTCAGGGACCTGGAGGCTATTCTTGCTGGTGCTATCGATTGTGGCGTCGTTTATTGGGATCGTTTTCGTGACGCTGTCAATGGTGAATGTGATTCAGGTGAAAGTGGGGAAGCTGTCCTGTGGGAGTGTCTATGCTTTGACTTCGGTGGCTTCATTGTGTGGTATTGTTCTTCTATCTCTCCTGCTTTATGCGCCATCCATGGTGTTCGCTGTAATTGCAACTGCCCCAAGACATTAA
- the LOC107174333 gene encoding uncharacterized protein LOC107174333 → MSFLNKATAISQKTLDELVNFQSSSNKEDIYDDIIDVHLKALDDLVNVNSLFTIAVFVGLSFASRNQRSLEGRPECDPDVTSGKDSSYTKLYQSPASSYRAYAQSRSKALINLEKFKGKIKVKRIPKLEGLFKNILLPGTWRLFLLVLSIVASFAGIRFLKLSMVCVIQVRVGKLYCGSNYALTSVASLCGIVLLSLLLYAPSMVFAVIATAPRH, encoded by the coding sequence ATGAGCTTCCTTAACAAAGCTACAGCAATCAGTCAAAAGACTTTAGATGAACTAGTGAACTTCCAATCAAGCTCCAACAAAGAGGACATTTACGATGACATAATAGACGTCCATCTAAAAGCCCTAGACGATCTGGTCAACGTCAACTCCCTATTCACAATAGCAGTATTCGTGGGATTATCCTTTGCTTCCCGAAACCAACGGTCTCTGGAAGGCCGCCCCGAATGCGACCCAGACGTTACCTCGGGAAAAGACTCATCTTATACGAAGTTATATCAGTCGCCTGCTTCCTCCTATCGAGCCTATGCTCAAAGTCGCTCAAAAGCACTCATCAACTTGGAAAAATTCAAGGGAAAGATCAAAGTCAAACGGATACCGAAGCTAGAGGGGctgtttaaaaatattcttctgCCGGGGACTTGGCGTCTATTCTTGCTGGTGCTGTCGATTGTGGCGTCGTTTGCTGGGATTCGTTTCCTGAAGCTGTCAATGGTGTGTGTGATTCAGGTAAGAGTGGGGAAGCTGTACTGTGGGAGTAACTATGCTTTGACTTCGGTGGCCTCATTGTGTGGTATTGTTCTTCTTTCTCTCCTGCTTTATGCGCCATCCATGGTGTTTGCTGTAATTGCCACTGCCCCAAGACATTAA